The proteins below are encoded in one region of Pseudomonadales bacterium:
- a CDS encoding NADH:ubiquinone reductase (Na(+)-transporting) subunit F, with the protein MDMSTIISGVAMFTVVVMTLVFIILFARSLMVSSGNVTIEINGDPEKTLSVPAGGKLLTTLADQGIFLSSACGGGGTCAQCKCHVTEGGGSILPTEEGHFTKGQIREHSRLACQVAVKQDMKIEVEPEFFGVKKWETTVVSNDNVATFIKELVLKLPEGEDVPFRAGGYVQLEAPPHTVDYKDFDIPEEYRGDWDHFGVFNNVSTVKEETIRAYSMANYPEEKGIVKFNIRIASPPPGSQGIPPGAMSSYVFNLKPGDKMTVSGPYGEFFAKETGAEMVFIGGGAGMAPMRSHIFDQLKRLKSTRKISFWYGARSLREAFYVDEYDELAAKNENFEWHLALSDPQPEDNWEGKTGFIHNVVLENYLKDHPAPEDCEFYMCGPPMMNSAVIAMLKDLGVEDENIMLDDFGG; encoded by the coding sequence ATGGATATGTCGACTATTATCTCTGGCGTTGCAATGTTCACCGTGGTGGTCATGACGCTAGTATTTATTATCTTATTTGCACGTTCTCTTATGGTCAGCTCGGGCAATGTCACGATTGAAATTAATGGTGACCCCGAGAAAACGCTATCTGTACCGGCTGGTGGTAAGTTACTGACGACCCTGGCCGATCAAGGCATTTTCTTATCGTCTGCCTGCGGTGGCGGCGGCACCTGTGCCCAATGTAAATGCCATGTGACAGAAGGCGGCGGATCGATTCTGCCGACTGAAGAAGGCCATTTTACCAAGGGCCAAATTCGTGAGCATAGCCGTTTAGCCTGCCAAGTCGCGGTTAAGCAAGATATGAAGATCGAAGTCGAGCCAGAATTCTTCGGCGTTAAAAAGTGGGAAACCACGGTTGTCTCTAACGATAACGTTGCTACGTTTATCAAAGAATTGGTGCTTAAACTGCCAGAAGGCGAAGATGTGCCGTTCCGCGCAGGCGGTTATGTGCAATTAGAAGCGCCACCGCACACCGTTGATTACAAAGATTTTGATATTCCTGAAGAATACCGCGGCGACTGGGATCATTTTGGCGTATTTAATAATGTATCGACGGTTAAAGAAGAAACCATTCGTGCTTATTCGATGGCCAACTACCCTGAAGAAAAAGGCATTGTGAAATTTAATATTCGAATTGCCTCTCCACCGCCAGGGTCTCAAGGTATTCCACCCGGTGCTATGTCATCTTATGTATTTAATCTTAAGCCCGGTGATAAAATGACCGTATCTGGCCCTTATGGTGAATTCTTTGCCAAAGAAACTGGGGCCGAAATGGTATTTATCGGTGGTGGTGCAGGTATGGCGCCGATGCGTTCGCATATTTTTGACCAGCTTAAGCGCTTAAAATCTACCCGCAAAATCTCTTTCTGGTACGGTGCTCGCTCGCTTCGCGAAGCGTTCTATGTCGATGAGTATGATGAGTTAGCGGCTAAAAACGAAAACTTTGAGTGGCATTTGGCGCTATCTGATCCACAGCCTGAAGATAACTGGGAAGGTAAAACCGGCTTCATTCACAATGTGGTACTAGAAAACTACCTGAAAGACCATCCCGCGCCTGAAGACTGCGAGTTTTACATGTGTGGACCACCGATGATGAACTCGGCAGTTATCGCCATGTTGAAAGACTTAGGTGTTGAAGATGAAAACATCATGCTTGATGACTTCGGTGGCTAG
- a CDS encoding FAD:protein FMN transferase — protein sequence MYDSLQGQIFATTYYIRFQQPEQRLPLAPLQAEIDARLAELDQIFSSYKADSELNQFNRLPALQANTSASDPLDSAAMKADSGLAHRSKDFIALFKLSQQIFTASAGAFDPSIGPLVNLWG from the coding sequence GTGTATGACAGCCTGCAGGGGCAAATTTTTGCCACCACCTACTATATACGCTTCCAACAGCCTGAGCAGCGCTTACCGTTGGCGCCCTTGCAAGCCGAGATAGATGCGAGGCTGGCCGAACTTGACCAAATATTCTCAAGCTATAAAGCGGATTCAGAGCTAAATCAATTTAATCGGTTACCGGCTTTGCAGGCGAATACCTCAGCCTCAGACCCGCTAGATTCTGCAGCGATGAAAGCGGATTCTGGCTTAGCGCATCGTTCAAAAGACTTTATCGCGTTATTTAAGCTGTCTCAGCAGATATTTACCGCTTCAGCGGGCGCGTTTGACCCAAGTATTGGCCCTTTGGTGAATCTCTGGGGCT
- the nqrE gene encoding NADH:ubiquinone reductase (Na(+)-transporting) subunit E — protein sequence MEEYISLFIRAVFIENMALAFFLGMCTFLAVSKKVETAVGLGVAVVVVLAVTVPANNLIFNYLLKPAALTWIDPELSDVDLSFLGYLSYIGMIAAIVQILEMFLDKYVPALYGALGVFLPLITVNCAILGASLLMVERSYNFGESVVYGIGAGVGWALAIAALAGIREKLKYSDVPKGLEGLGITFITVGLMSLGFMSFGGMSI from the coding sequence ATGGAAGAGTATATCTCGCTATTTATTCGTGCCGTGTTTATCGAAAACATGGCTCTGGCATTCTTCTTGGGTATGTGTACCTTCTTAGCGGTGTCAAAAAAAGTTGAAACTGCGGTTGGCTTAGGTGTTGCTGTGGTGGTGGTTTTGGCGGTGACAGTGCCAGCCAATAACCTGATTTTTAACTACTTATTAAAACCCGCTGCCTTAACGTGGATTGACCCTGAGCTCAGTGATGTAGATTTGAGCTTTTTAGGCTATTTGTCATACATCGGTATGATTGCCGCCATCGTACAAATCTTGGAAATGTTTCTCGATAAGTATGTGCCAGCACTTTACGGTGCCCTAGGGGTTTTCTTACCGTTAATCACGGTTAACTGTGCGATTTTAGGTGCTTCACTGTTAATGGTAGAGCGTAGCTATAACTTCGGTGAGTCAGTCGTATACGGTATTGGCGCTGGTGTAGGCTGGGCTCTTGCGATTGCTGCATTGGCTGGTATTCGTGAGAAGCTTAAATATTCGGATGTGCCCAAAGGTCTTGAAGGCTTAGGTATTACCTTTATCACTGTTGGCTTGATGTCGCTTGGCTTTATGTCATTCGGCGGCATGTCAATCTAG